Proteins encoded within one genomic window of Candidatus Methylomirabilis tolerans:
- a CDS encoding phosphatase PAP2 family protein, with translation MPRLQVDSKSSGSLARSVDGKVLGYAAALFVVLPFLVWYIDGPVESFIPSVQSDWGRRVATAITAMGYGLADAAIAATILAIGLKAGRHREVVAGKLGLLAVIVGSLSVQTLKNLFCRSRPFTEMSGQFFVNFPCLGKGAGFISFPSGHSVTAFALAFVLARTYPRYACLFYGLAVLVALSRVYLAKHFPSDVVAGAAIGLLAGWITCRFSIFSPVHGRT, from the coding sequence ATGCCACGGTTACAGGTTGACTCGAAGTCCTCCGGATCTCTCGCCCGATCGGTCGATGGAAAGGTGCTGGGTTATGCTGCCGCGTTGTTCGTCGTGTTGCCTTTCCTGGTGTGGTACATAGACGGTCCGGTGGAGAGCTTCATCCCGTCGGTGCAAAGCGATTGGGGGCGGCGTGTGGCGACTGCGATCACTGCAATGGGATACGGCCTCGCGGATGCCGCGATTGCTGCTACCATTTTGGCCATCGGCCTGAAGGCTGGAAGGCATCGAGAGGTGGTCGCGGGCAAACTCGGATTGCTTGCGGTGATCGTCGGCAGCCTTTCTGTCCAGACCCTAAAAAACCTGTTTTGCCGGTCCCGTCCCTTTACCGAAATGTCGGGCCAGTTTTTCGTGAATTTTCCTTGCCTGGGGAAGGGTGCCGGCTTCATTTCTTTCCCATCCGGCCATTCTGTAACCGCCTTCGCCCTCGCATTTGTGCTCGCCCGTACCTATCCCAGGTATGCGTGTCTCTTCTATGGACTGGCCGTCCTGGTCGCCCTCTCCAGAGTCTATCTCGCCAAGCATTTCCCTTCTGATGTAGTGGCCGGAGCCGCTATCGGGCTTTTGGCGGGTTGGATTACCTGTCGATTTTCGATTTTTTCCCCCGTGCATGGGCGCACCTGA